DNA from Solidesulfovibrio fructosivorans JJ]:
GCCCATGGCCGGGGCGGCGGGCATCCTGGCGCTTTTTTTCTCCAAGCGCCTGTGCATCTTCGTCAGCCTCATCCTGGCCTTTCTGGCCTCCAACATGGTCTTCGGCGGCGTCGGCATCTTCTGCTACTATTTCGTCGGCTCCATGATCTACATCTACCTCATGAAGCGTTCGGAGACCCGGGCCCAGGTGCTCAAGGCCACCCTGCCGCTTTTCGCCGCCCTGTGCGTCATGTGGGTTTCCATCAACCTCATGGACCTGAGCACCCCGGCCGTGACCGGCACGGGCTTCGCCTTCGTGGCGCTGTCCGCCTTTCTGTCGCTTCTGGCCGTGGTCGGCATCGCGCCCATCATGGAGCTCCTTTTCAGCTACACGTCGCGCTTTCGGCTCATGGAGCTTTTAAACCTCGAACAGCCGCTTCTGCAGGAGCTGATGGTCAAGGCCCCGGGCACCTACCACCACTCGCTGATCGTCTCCAACATGGTGGAGGCCGGCGCCCGCAACATCGGGGCCAACCCGCTCCTGGCCAAGGTCGCGGCGCTCTACCACGACATCGGCAAGCTCAAAAGCCCCCATTATTTCATCGAAAACATCTCCTGCAAGGAAAACCGGCACAACAAGCTGGCCCCGTCCATGAGCGCGCTGATCCTCATCGCCCACGTCAAAAAGGGCGTGGAGCTGGCCAGGGAACATCGGCTCGGCCAGCAGATCACCGACCTCATCGGCCAGCACCACGGCACCACGCTGATCGCCTACTTCCACCACAAGGCCAAGGAAATGGCCGAGGCCAAGGGCGAGGAGCCGGTGCGCGAGGAGGATTACCGCTATCCCGGCCCCAAGCCCCAGAGCAAGGAAGCCGGGCTGATTCTCCTGGCCGACGCCATCGAGGCCTCCAGCCGCACCCTGGTCGACCCCACGCCGAGCCGCATCAAGGGCCATATCCAAAACATCGTGCGCAAGATCTACACCGAGGGCGAGCTGGACGACTCCCAGCTCACGCTCAAGGACCTGACGCTTCTCACCGACACCTTCCACCGCATCCTGACCGGCATCTTCCACCAGCGCATCGAATACCCGAGCGCCAAGACGACCGAGGTCAAAAACGGCAAGACCCGCGAGGAGCCGGTGTGCGCCGTGGACCCTAAAAACGCGGCGGAACACGCCGCATGATCGGAGTGGCGCGCGGGCCCATCCAACCGGAACTCCCCGTCTCGCGCCGGGAGCTCGCCGCGCTTTGCCGGCGCATCCTGGCCGCCCTGGACCTTCCGGGCCGCGACTTCGACCTGCGGCTGGTGGGCGACGCGGAAATGGCGCGGCTCAACAGCGACTACCTGGGCCTTTGCGGCCCGACCAACGTCTTAAGCTTCCCGGCCGACGATCCCGACCGGCCGGACTATCTCGGGGAAATGGCCGTCAGCCGCGACACGGCCGCGCGCGAGGCCTTTCTCTACGGCCAGGACCCGACGGAGCATCTCACCCGGCTTCTCGCCCACGGCTTTCTGCATCTGGCCGGGTTCGACCACGGGCCGCTCATGGACGGGCTGACCGAAGCGGCCTGCCAGGCCGTTGCGGAAGCCGACGAGGCCGATGCCAGCCCGGCACGGCCACGGACATGACCACGGCCGCCCCGCCGACAAGCTGCCACCATCCCAGACGCTCGCCGAGACTCGCCCAGGCGCCGACGGCCGTGACCACCGGCACGGCGTTGAGCCACAAGGCCGATCGGGCCGGCGAGAGGCGGGAGAGCACGTAATTGTAGCACAAAAAAGCGGCGAGACTGGCCAGCACGGTCAGGGCGGCAAGGGCCGCAAGCTGCCTGCTGTCCGGAGCCGGCCAGCCCCGCGCGGCGATTTCCCACACACAGCCCGGAACAAAAAGCGCCGCGCCGCAGGCCAGCTGGGCAAAGGTCACGGTCCAGGCGTCCAGACGTCGCACCAGCGCCCCGCCCAGCACCACGTAGCCGGCCGTGGAAACCACCGCCCCCACCATCAGCAGGTTGCCGGCCAGCTCGCCGCCGGCCGGCTGGCCACCCTGCCCGCCGCCCAGGATGATCAGCGCGACGCCGCCGGCGGAAACGACAATACGGGCCACATCCCCGGTCCCGGCCCGCTGCCGGCCGAGACAGAC
Protein-coding regions in this window:
- the ybeY gene encoding rRNA maturation RNase YbeY; this encodes MIGVARGPIQPELPVSRRELAALCRRILAALDLPGRDFDLRLVGDAEMARLNSDYLGLCGPTNVLSFPADDPDRPDYLGEMAVSRDTAAREAFLYGQDPTEHLTRLLAHGFLHLAGFDHGPLMDGLTEAACQAVAEADEADASPARPRT
- a CDS encoding HD family phosphohydrolase, with amino-acid sequence MSEIANKVKRKLKSHPGAQAVCCAVTANGLPGFVFFLAIVFALSFLARLGLDNSVKIFTAGEIASQDVAADQNLQIEDVEATSRKREQVAQSQPPVFDVSPLPYEALAKSVDDILASVRNAGGEDLDKLRWQIAENLNTEIGGEIIEVWRQDGFKNLIDQDVLPWLKQNYEQGVVASTALFAPYKNGILIRDLPSMMETLRMDTREIKDIKQVKDDMEHMLKVSMNKPFRVRKAVYTLVNPFIAPNMTFNQDTTQVRRREISQAVEPLYYIIKKGEVIVRQGERVGPIQQLKLQALYSHRKGSYNMLRALGIFGMCLMFLAVLYASLERTGVKRIRNTDWIFLGVILLIFGLLAKMGDVVTLPGGGGLPEGTRALYFAFSLPMAGAAGILALFFSKRLCIFVSLILAFLASNMVFGGVGIFCYYFVGSMIYIYLMKRSETRAQVLKATLPLFAALCVMWVSINLMDLSTPAVTGTGFAFVALSAFLSLLAVVGIAPIMELLFSYTSRFRLMELLNLEQPLLQELMVKAPGTYHHSLIVSNMVEAGARNIGANPLLAKVAALYHDIGKLKSPHYFIENISCKENRHNKLAPSMSALILIAHVKKGVELAREHRLGQQITDLIGQHHGTTLIAYFHHKAKEMAEAKGEEPVREEDYRYPGPKPQSKEAGLILLADAIEASSRTLVDPTPSRIKGHIQNIVRKIYTEGELDDSQLTLKDLTLLTDTFHRILTGIFHQRIEYPSAKTTEVKNGKTREEPVCAVDPKNAAEHAA
- a CDS encoding DMT family transporter; translated protein: MKDHDGGVAAALAVTLFAWGLSYVWTKVALTAMGPFTLVCLRFTLATALFGLLFLVTGRRPQRLGRADRWRMFFLALLQPVGHFAFETCGLVYTTASAAALIVAAIPLAVLALAVCLGRQRAGTGDVARIVVSAGGVALIILGGGQGGQPAGGELAGNLLMVGAVVSTAGYVVLGGALVRRLDAWTVTFAQLACGAALFVPGCVWEIAARGWPAPDSRQLAALAALTVLASLAAFLCYNYVLSRLSPARSALWLNAVPVVTAVGAWASLGERLGWWQLVGGAAVVMSVAVPGWHRPRRLPQRPGRPLRSARP